In Deinococcus seoulensis, the following are encoded in one genomic region:
- the eno gene encoding phosphopyruvate hydratase, with product MKIEKVIAREVLDSRGNPTVEAEVHLDSGFSGRAIVPSGASTGTHEALELRDGGSRYLGKGVLKAVANVNEALGPAVVGMDASEQAAIDAAMMAVDGTPNKGSMGGNAILAVSLATARAAAAELDIPLYRYLGGSNAKTLPVPMMNVINGGAHADNSVDFQEFMVMPVGAPTFREALRYGAETFHSLKKVLSAKGYNTNVGDEGGFAPDLKSNEEALDVLLEAIEKAGYEPGKDIAIALDPAVTELFKDGKYHLESEGRVLSTAEMVDFWADWAQRYPIVSIEDGLAEDDWDGWAQLTAKIGDRVQLVGDDLFVTNPERLQRGIDTKVGNAILVKVNQIGSLTESMDAIELAKRHHYGTIISHRSGESEDAFIADLAVATNAGQIKTGSASRSDRIAKYNQLLRIEDALGDRAVYPGRKALR from the coding sequence ATGAAGATTGAGAAAGTGATTGCCCGTGAAGTGCTGGACTCGCGCGGGAACCCCACCGTGGAAGCCGAAGTGCACCTCGACAGCGGTTTTTCCGGCCGCGCCATCGTCCCCTCGGGCGCCAGCACCGGCACCCACGAGGCCCTCGAACTGCGTGACGGCGGCAGCCGCTACCTCGGCAAGGGCGTCCTGAAGGCCGTCGCGAACGTCAATGAGGCGCTCGGGCCGGCCGTGGTCGGCATGGACGCCAGCGAACAGGCCGCCATCGACGCCGCCATGATGGCCGTCGACGGCACCCCCAACAAGGGCAGCATGGGCGGCAACGCCATCCTGGCTGTCAGCCTCGCGACCGCCCGCGCCGCCGCCGCCGAACTGGACATCCCGCTGTACCGTTACCTGGGTGGCAGCAACGCCAAGACCCTGCCGGTCCCGATGATGAACGTCATCAACGGCGGCGCGCACGCCGACAACTCCGTGGACTTCCAGGAGTTCATGGTCATGCCGGTCGGTGCGCCGACCTTCCGCGAGGCGCTGCGCTACGGCGCCGAGACCTTCCACAGCCTCAAGAAGGTCCTGTCCGCCAAGGGTTACAACACCAACGTCGGTGACGAGGGCGGCTTCGCCCCCGACCTCAAGAGCAACGAGGAGGCGCTGGACGTGCTGCTCGAGGCGATCGAGAAGGCCGGGTACGAGCCGGGTAAGGACATCGCCATCGCGCTGGACCCGGCCGTGACCGAACTGTTCAAGGACGGCAAGTACCACCTCGAATCTGAGGGGCGTGTCCTCTCAACCGCCGAGATGGTGGACTTCTGGGCCGACTGGGCGCAGCGTTACCCGATCGTGAGCATCGAGGACGGCCTCGCCGAGGACGACTGGGACGGCTGGGCGCAGCTGACCGCCAAGATCGGGGACCGCGTGCAACTGGTCGGTGACGACCTGTTCGTGACCAACCCCGAGCGTCTGCAGCGCGGCATCGACACCAAGGTCGGCAACGCCATCCTGGTGAAGGTCAACCAGATCGGCAGCCTGACCGAGTCGATGGACGCCATCGAACTGGCCAAGCGTCACCACTACGGCACGATCATCAGCCACCGCAGCGGGGAGTCCGAGGACGCCTTCATCGCGGATCTGGCGGTCGCCACGAACGCCGGGCAGATCAAGACCGGTTCGGCCAGCCGCTCTGACCGCATCGCCAAGTACAACCAGCTGCTGCGCATCGAGGACGCCCTCGGTGACCGCGCGGTGTACCCGGGCCGTAAAGCCCTGCGTTAA
- the dnaN gene encoding DNA polymerase III subunit beta, with amino-acid sequence MNVHVTKKILSEGLGLLERVVPSRSSNPLLTALKVEATEAGLTLSGTNLEIDLSCFVPAEIRDPQNFVVPAHLFAQIVRNLGGELVELELSGAELAVRAGGSDFKLQTGDLDAYPPLSFPSQADVSLDATELARAFSSVRYAASNEAFQAVFRGIKLEHRPEGARVVASDGYRVAIRDFPASGDGRNLIIPARSVDELIRVLKDGEARFTYGDGMLSVTTDRVHMNLKLLDGDFPDYERVIPKDIKLQVTLPATALKEAVNRVAVLADKNANNRVEFLVSEGKLRLAAEGDYGRAQDTLEVVQGGTEPAMSLAFNARHVLDALGPIEGEAELLFSGSTSPAIFRAAGGGGYMAVMVTLRV; translated from the coding sequence ATGAACGTACACGTCACCAAAAAAATTCTCAGTGAGGGGCTCGGTCTCCTCGAACGCGTGGTTCCCAGTCGCAGCAGCAACCCCCTCCTCACAGCCCTGAAAGTCGAGGCCACCGAGGCCGGTCTGACCCTCAGCGGCACCAACCTCGAAATCGACCTGTCCTGCTTCGTCCCGGCGGAAATCCGTGACCCGCAGAACTTCGTGGTCCCTGCCCACCTGTTCGCGCAGATCGTCCGCAACCTGGGCGGCGAACTGGTCGAACTGGAACTCAGCGGCGCGGAACTGGCTGTCCGTGCCGGCGGCTCGGACTTCAAGCTCCAGACCGGCGACCTAGACGCCTACCCGCCCCTGAGTTTCCCCTCGCAGGCCGACGTGAGCCTGGATGCCACGGAACTGGCCCGCGCCTTCTCCAGCGTGCGCTATGCCGCCAGCAACGAGGCCTTCCAGGCCGTGTTCCGCGGCATCAAACTCGAGCACCGGCCCGAGGGCGCGCGCGTGGTCGCCTCGGACGGGTACCGCGTGGCCATCCGGGACTTTCCGGCCAGCGGGGACGGCCGCAACCTGATCATCCCGGCCCGCAGCGTCGACGAACTGATCCGCGTGCTCAAGGACGGCGAGGCCCGCTTCACGTACGGCGACGGCATGCTGAGCGTCACGACCGACCGCGTGCACATGAACCTGAAACTGCTCGACGGTGACTTCCCGGATTACGAACGGGTGATTCCCAAGGACATCAAGCTGCAGGTCACGCTGCCCGCCACCGCCCTGAAGGAGGCCGTGAACCGCGTGGCCGTGCTGGCCGACAAGAACGCCAACAACCGCGTGGAATTCCTGGTGTCCGAGGGCAAGTTGCGTCTGGCGGCCGAGGGTGATTACGGCCGCGCGCAGGACACCCTGGAGGTGGTGCAGGGTGGCACAGAGCCCGCCATGAGCCTCGCGTTCAACGCCCGGCATGTTCTGGATGCGCTGGGGCCGATCGAGGGTGAGGCCGAACTGCTGTTCAGCGGCTCCACCAGCCCCGCTATCTTCCGCGCGGCGGGTGGGGGCGGGTACATGGCGGTCATGGTCACGCTGCGCGTCTGA
- a CDS encoding tRNA (adenine(22)-N(1))-methyltransferase TrmK, giving the protein MLDARLETVLSLIRAPLHADIGSDHAGLPLELVRRGHIERGVIVELNPGPLENARQAVARAGLGGRLDVRSGDGLDPLAPGEVPSVSMTGMGALTMRGILERGAARQVRPDTLVVQPNDNPAPLREWALGAGYHLRAERLASGYWTYPVLRFERADGPDRAYEGLPPDAARRYGPLLLREGSALLRRQVWADVTRLTPLAAPGRPAALELATAHAALAWLDGQSSLDNDSEG; this is encoded by the coding sequence GTGCTTGACGCCCGCCTCGAAACGGTCCTGTCTCTCATCCGCGCGCCGCTGCACGCCGACATCGGCAGCGACCACGCGGGCCTGCCGCTGGAACTCGTGCGGCGCGGCCACATCGAGCGGGGCGTGATCGTGGAACTGAACCCCGGTCCCCTGGAGAACGCGCGGCAGGCGGTCGCCCGCGCGGGCCTGGGTGGCCGTCTGGACGTTCGCAGCGGCGACGGCCTGGATCCCCTGGCCCCTGGTGAGGTGCCCAGCGTCAGCATGACCGGCATGGGTGCGCTGACCATGCGCGGCATCCTGGAACGCGGCGCGGCCCGGCAGGTACGCCCGGACACACTGGTCGTGCAACCCAACGACAACCCCGCCCCGCTGCGCGAGTGGGCGCTCGGGGCCGGGTATCACCTGCGGGCCGAGCGGCTGGCCAGCGGGTACTGGACCTACCCGGTCCTGCGGTTCGAGCGGGCCGACGGCCCCGACCGCGCCTACGAGGGCCTGCCACCCGACGCGGCGCGGCGCTACGGGCCGCTCCTGCTGCGTGAAGGGAGTGCGCTGCTGCGCCGGCAGGTATGGGCGGACGTGACCCGCCTGACTCCGCTGGCCGCGCCGGGCCGCCCGGCTGCGCTGGAACTCGCCACGGCGCACGCGGCGCTGGCGTGGCTGGACGGCCAGTCCTCCCTTGATAATGACTCGGAGGGCTAA
- the rplI gene encoding 50S ribosomal protein L9 → MQVILLEPGKLGKTGDLVVVKDGYARNWLIPQGIVAPATASNMKSLEARVRSRQKVLAQEKAAAEDLASRLNGVAVELSVRAGEGKIYGAVTHADVAGSLDKLGFDVDKRKIDMPKTVKEIGEYDIAYRAHPEVTIPMKLVVHAAK, encoded by the coding sequence ATGCAAGTGATTCTTCTTGAACCCGGCAAGCTGGGCAAGACCGGCGATCTGGTTGTCGTCAAGGACGGGTACGCCCGTAACTGGCTGATCCCCCAGGGCATCGTCGCTCCTGCCACCGCCAGCAACATGAAAAGCCTCGAAGCGCGCGTCCGCTCCCGCCAGAAAGTCCTGGCGCAGGAAAAAGCCGCCGCCGAGGACCTCGCCAGCCGCCTGAACGGCGTCGCCGTTGAACTCAGCGTGCGCGCCGGCGAAGGCAAGATCTACGGCGCCGTGACCCACGCAGACGTGGCCGGCAGCCTGGACAAGCTGGGCTTCGACGTGGACAAGCGCAAGATCGACATGCCGAAAACCGTCAAGGAAATCGGCGAGTACGACATTGCCTACCGCGCCCACCCCGAAGTCACCATCCCCATGAAACTCGTGGTGCACGCCGCGAAGTAA
- a CDS encoding MOSC domain-containing protein gives MKTIHELRATFPRPGRVEWIGLRPARRAPLLPVAQIEAHPLVGLIGDHGKLAPPRLTALTGEAGETGVRAPAPPVPGGPGRRQVTLIQAEHLPVIAALCGRAEVTPEALRRNLVISGIPLLALKDVRFQIGEVILEGTGECHPCSRMEETLGEGGYNAVRGHGGLTARVIRGGLIREGDTLIPLLP, from the coding sequence ATGAAGACCATCCATGAACTGCGCGCCACCTTCCCCCGGCCGGGGCGGGTCGAGTGGATCGGGCTGCGACCCGCCCGCCGCGCCCCGCTGCTGCCGGTGGCGCAGATCGAGGCGCACCCGCTCGTCGGCCTGATCGGCGATCACGGCAAACTCGCCCCGCCCCGCCTGACGGCCCTGACCGGCGAGGCGGGCGAGACCGGGGTGCGTGCGCCCGCGCCGCCGGTGCCGGGCGGTCCGGGGCGGCGGCAGGTGACACTGATCCAGGCCGAGCACCTGCCGGTCATCGCGGCGCTGTGCGGGCGCGCGGAGGTCACGCCGGAGGCGCTGCGGCGCAACCTCGTGATCAGCGGCATTCCACTGCTGGCCCTCAAGGACGTCCGTTTTCAGATCGGCGAGGTGATCCTGGAAGGCACGGGCGAGTGCCACCCCTGCTCACGCATGGAAGAAACCCTGGGCGAGGGAGGCTACAACGCCGTGCGCGGCCACGGGGGGCTGACCGCCCGCGTGATCCGGGGCGGCCTGATCCGCGAGGGGGACACCCTCATTCCGCTGCTGCCATGA
- the rpsR gene encoding 30S ribosomal protein S18 — MTQSSNAERKPRGKGPKRPRKPKVDPFSIGELEITDYKDVKMLRRFVSDTGKILPRRRTGLSAKHQRRIAQTIKIARQLALLPYTEKLVRK, encoded by the coding sequence ATGACCCAATCCAGCAACGCCGAGCGCAAACCGCGCGGCAAGGGACCCAAGCGTCCCCGCAAGCCGAAGGTCGATCCTTTCTCCATCGGAGAACTGGAAATCACCGATTACAAAGACGTGAAGATGCTGCGCCGTTTCGTCAGTGACACGGGCAAGATCCTCCCTCGCCGCCGCACGGGCCTCTCGGCCAAGCACCAGCGCCGCATTGCGCAGACGATCAAGATCGCCCGCCAGCTGGCCCTGCTGCCCTACACCGAGAAGCTCGTCCGGAAATAA
- the tyrS gene encoding tyrosine--tRNA ligase, with amino-acid sequence MSEIRWNVPIDEQIELLRRGVVDLVSEDDLRRKLEKGAPLRVKLGADPTRPDLHLGHAVILRKMRQFQDLGHKVIMLIGDFTAMIGDPSGKSKTRPPLTLEQTRENAKSYLEQCRLILRQESEVLEIRYNGEWLEPMGYADVIRLASRYTVARIMERDDFRKRFEGGVPIAVHELLYPLTQGYDSVALEADVELGGTDQLFNNLVGRALQRDYGQESQVVMTLPLLVGLDGTEKMSKSLDNYIGLTDEPHAMFAGLMKVPDPLLDNYFTLLTDLPRPRIEELLAGHPVAAHRELAREVVSALHPGADLDAAEERFRSVARGGIPENIPTVTVPAADLDDSVDTGRISMAKLVVMAGLEPSNGAARKLMQNRGLKLNGEPFTDPQGGLTREQLSAEGGAVIQKGKDKFARLVLGS; translated from the coding sequence ATGAGTGAAATCCGCTGGAACGTACCGATCGACGAGCAGATCGAGCTGCTCAGGCGCGGCGTGGTGGACCTGGTGTCCGAGGACGACCTGCGCCGCAAACTGGAGAAGGGCGCGCCGCTGCGCGTGAAACTGGGCGCCGACCCGACCCGCCCGGACCTGCACCTGGGGCACGCCGTGATCCTGCGCAAGATGCGGCAGTTCCAGGACCTGGGGCACAAGGTCATCATGCTGATCGGGGACTTCACGGCGATGATCGGCGACCCCAGCGGCAAGAGCAAGACCCGCCCGCCCCTGACGCTGGAGCAGACCCGTGAGAACGCTAAGAGCTACCTGGAGCAGTGCCGCCTGATCCTGCGCCAGGAGAGCGAGGTGCTGGAGATCCGCTACAACGGCGAGTGGCTTGAGCCCATGGGGTACGCCGACGTGATCCGCCTCGCCAGCCGCTACACGGTCGCGCGCATCATGGAACGCGACGACTTCCGCAAGCGCTTCGAGGGCGGCGTGCCCATCGCCGTGCACGAACTGCTGTACCCCCTGACGCAGGGCTACGACTCGGTGGCGCTGGAGGCGGACGTGGAACTGGGCGGCACAGATCAGCTGTTCAACAACCTGGTGGGCCGCGCCCTGCAACGTGATTACGGGCAGGAATCGCAGGTCGTCATGACCCTGCCGCTGCTGGTCGGCCTGGACGGCACCGAGAAGATGTCCAAGAGCCTGGATAACTACATCGGCCTGACCGACGAACCGCACGCCATGTTCGCCGGATTGATGAAGGTGCCCGACCCGCTGCTGGACAACTACTTCACGCTGCTGACCGACCTGCCCCGCCCCCGCATCGAGGAACTGCTGGCCGGACACCCGGTCGCCGCGCACCGCGAACTGGCGCGCGAGGTCGTATCGGCCCTGCACCCCGGCGCGGACCTGGACGCCGCCGAGGAACGCTTCCGCTCGGTCGCCAGGGGCGGCATTCCCGAGAACATCCCGACCGTGACCGTCCCGGCAGCGGATCTGGACGACAGCGTGGATACCGGACGGATCAGCATGGCGAAACTGGTGGTCATGGCTGGCCTGGAACCCAGTAACGGTGCGGCCCGCAAACTGATGCAGAACCGGGGCCTGAAACTGAACGGCGAGCCGTTCACGGACCCGCAGGGCGGCCTGACCCGCGAGCAGCTCTCGGCAGAGGGCGGCGCGGTCATCCAGAAGGGCAAGGACAAGTTCGCGCGGCTGGTCCTGGGCTCCTGA
- the rny gene encoding ribonuclease Y, with protein sequence MIWIIVALLLGLVGGFLGGQSRGARQRAEVDDRLQREARSEAERIRAQAEAEAQRIREQADQARQDAGRRTQEATDREAQAGVQIAQLEGQREQLEGQRQQIAALRAQVEAERAQVKQDAAREREALSSDRQETRRERDELKREIERLNRRAEQLDARGEKLDALEERLEDRARHLNGQEQEIGARLHQAELKLFEVANLSPEAAREEILGRLDAELEEEKAIRVKAMQERASADAKRSARHVIAQAIQRSASETSAALSVSVVPIPNDAMKGRLIGREGRNIRAFEALTGVDLIIDDTPEAVILSSFNPVRREVARHVLDALVADGRIHPTRIEEMVHKAQDEMKVFMHTQGEEAAIEAGVVGIKPGLVQLLGRMYFRTSYGQNVLKHSIQVAHLTGIMAGELGLDAGMARRAGLMHDVGKSIDREIDGTHVDIGINLAKRFGEPHEVIDAIAHHHDPENGETLYSVLVAAADAISAARPGARREELESYVRRLEQLEQIAVSFPGVQQAYAIQAGREVRVIVQPEKVTDAQATLLAREIAGRVEQDMEYPGQVQVTVVRESRAVEVAR encoded by the coding sequence ATGATCTGGATCATTGTGGCGCTCCTGCTCGGTCTGGTCGGAGGATTCCTGGGAGGGCAGTCACGTGGCGCGCGCCAGCGGGCCGAGGTGGACGACCGACTCCAGCGGGAGGCGCGCAGCGAGGCTGAACGCATCCGCGCGCAGGCCGAGGCGGAAGCGCAGCGCATCAGGGAACAGGCCGACCAGGCCAGACAGGACGCCGGAAGAAGAACGCAGGAAGCCACCGACCGCGAGGCGCAGGCCGGCGTGCAGATCGCGCAACTCGAGGGACAGCGCGAGCAACTCGAAGGGCAACGCCAGCAGATTGCGGCCCTGCGCGCCCAGGTGGAAGCCGAACGCGCCCAGGTGAAACAGGACGCCGCGCGGGAACGCGAGGCCCTGAGCAGCGACCGGCAGGAAACACGCCGGGAACGCGACGAACTGAAACGCGAGATCGAACGCCTGAACCGCCGCGCCGAGCAACTCGACGCGCGCGGCGAGAAACTCGACGCCCTCGAGGAACGCCTTGAGGACCGCGCCCGCCACCTGAACGGGCAGGAGCAGGAGATCGGCGCACGGCTGCATCAGGCGGAACTGAAACTGTTCGAGGTGGCGAACCTGTCGCCCGAGGCGGCCCGCGAGGAGATCCTGGGCCGACTGGACGCCGAACTGGAAGAGGAGAAAGCCATCCGCGTGAAGGCCATGCAGGAACGCGCCTCGGCCGACGCCAAGCGTTCGGCGCGGCACGTGATCGCGCAGGCCATCCAGCGCAGCGCCTCCGAGACCAGCGCGGCGCTGAGCGTGTCGGTCGTGCCCATTCCGAACGACGCCATGAAGGGCCGCCTGATCGGCCGCGAGGGCCGCAACATCCGCGCCTTCGAGGCCCTGACCGGCGTGGACCTGATCATCGACGACACCCCCGAAGCCGTGATCCTGTCGAGCTTCAACCCGGTGCGCCGCGAGGTCGCCCGGCACGTGCTGGACGCCCTGGTCGCCGACGGCCGCATCCACCCGACCCGCATCGAGGAGATGGTGCACAAGGCGCAGGACGAGATGAAGGTCTTCATGCACACCCAGGGCGAGGAAGCGGCCATCGAGGCGGGCGTGGTGGGCATCAAGCCGGGGCTGGTGCAGCTGCTGGGCCGCATGTACTTCCGCACCAGTTACGGGCAGAACGTCCTGAAACACTCCATTCAGGTGGCGCACCTGACCGGCATCATGGCCGGCGAACTGGGCCTGGACGCCGGCATGGCCCGCCGCGCCGGCCTGATGCACGACGTGGGCAAGAGCATCGACCGCGAGATCGACGGCACGCACGTGGACATCGGCATCAACCTCGCCAAACGCTTCGGCGAGCCGCACGAGGTCATCGACGCCATCGCGCACCACCACGACCCGGAGAACGGCGAGACGCTGTACTCCGTGCTGGTCGCCGCCGCCGACGCCATCAGCGCCGCGAGGCCCGGCGCGCGCCGCGAGGAACTCGAATCGTACGTGCGCCGCCTGGAACAGCTGGAGCAGATCGCCGTGTCGTTCCCCGGCGTGCAGCAGGCCTACGCCATCCAGGCCGGGCGCGAGGTACGCGTGATCGTGCAGCCCGAGAAGGTCACGGACGCCCAGGCGACCCTGCTGGCCCGCGAGATCGCCGGCCGCGTCGAGCAGGACATGGAGTACCCCGGTCAGGTGCAGGTGACCGTCGTGCGTGAAAGTCGCGCCGTGGAAGTCGCCCGCTAA
- a CDS encoding single-stranded DNA-binding protein has product MARGMNHVYLIGALARDPELRYTPNGTAVFEATVAGEDHIVGNDGRERKLPWYHRVSILGKPAEWQAERNLKGGDAVMVEGSLEYSQWEAPEGGKRSMVRVKSLRMEQLGYAPELVQDAGGGVRMGSGMNEVILIGNVTRDPELRYTPAGDAVLGIGLAVNETWNDRQGQKQEKTHWIDVTLWRELAESMKELRKGDPVLVQGRLVNEAWTDRDGNKRNSTKVEATRVEALSRGAGAGNPAATPAGPRTQTASSAARTQSGSYGQPSRAANTGNRSGGLDIDQGLDDFPPEEEDLPF; this is encoded by the coding sequence ACCGCCGTGTTCGAGGCCACCGTGGCCGGAGAAGACCACATCGTCGGCAACGACGGACGTGAACGCAAACTCCCCTGGTATCACCGCGTGTCCATTCTCGGCAAACCCGCCGAATGGCAGGCCGAACGGAACCTGAAAGGCGGCGACGCCGTGATGGTCGAGGGCAGCCTGGAATACAGCCAGTGGGAAGCGCCCGAAGGCGGCAAACGCAGCATGGTGCGCGTCAAGTCGCTCCGCATGGAGCAGCTCGGCTACGCCCCGGAACTCGTGCAGGACGCCGGAGGCGGCGTACGCATGGGCAGCGGCATGAACGAAGTGATTCTCATCGGGAACGTCACCCGTGACCCCGAACTGCGCTACACCCCCGCCGGCGACGCCGTGCTCGGAATCGGCCTGGCCGTGAACGAGACCTGGAACGACCGTCAGGGACAGAAGCAGGAGAAGACCCACTGGATTGATGTCACGCTGTGGCGTGAACTGGCCGAGAGCATGAAAGAACTCCGCAAGGGGGACCCCGTGCTCGTGCAGGGAAGACTGGTCAACGAAGCGTGGACCGACCGCGACGGTAACAAACGCAACTCCACCAAAGTAGAGGCGACGCGAGTCGAAGCCCTGTCCCGAGGCGCAGGCGCCGGTAACCCTGCAGCCACCCCCGCCGGACCTCGCACGCAGACCGCGAGCAGTGCGGCGCGCACCCAGAGCGGCAGCTACGGCCAGCCGAGCCGGGCAGCGAACACGGGGAACCGTTCGGGCGGCTTAGATATTGACCAAGGTCTCGACGATTTCCCACCGGAAGAAGAAGACCTGCCGTTCTGA
- the pyk gene encoding pyruvate kinase has translation MKQIDRATKIVATVGPASRSPEVLSRMIDAGLNVVRMNFSHGDREDHRQTLQMVRELAAKKGVTIGILQDLQGPKIRVGRFAEGSVTLAPGDKFTITMDDVEGDATRVGTTYKALIHDVTPGMALLLDDGNMALRVEGVRGNDVLTTVVIGGVLKNNKGINVPEADLSVPALSEKDVQDMEFGAELGVDWVALSFVRSRDDLLLARHYMSRFGSRAKLMAKIEKPQAVDRFEDILKEVDGIMVARGDLGVEMRPEQVPTIQKRIIRMCREAGKPVITATQMLESMISLPRPTRAEASDVANAIYDGTDAVMLSAESAAGLYPVESVAMMDAIAREAEASEHYKMLQRSLIVDTELAQDSIASAACAIGEKLDSPAIVTFTSTGGAAARIAKNRPPLAILALTPNEQTRNQLALSWGVVPVLSEDPRNTDDMVRIANDELGRSGLAEPGDRYVITAGVPFGVRGTTNMLRVERLRE, from the coding sequence ATGAAACAGATTGACCGCGCCACCAAGATCGTGGCGACCGTCGGCCCCGCCAGCCGCAGCCCGGAAGTCCTGAGCCGCATGATCGACGCAGGACTGAACGTCGTGCGCATGAACTTCAGCCACGGCGACCGCGAGGACCACCGCCAGACCCTCCAGATGGTCCGTGAACTGGCTGCCAAGAAGGGCGTCACCATCGGTATCCTGCAGGACCTTCAGGGGCCCAAGATCCGCGTGGGCCGCTTCGCGGAGGGCAGCGTCACGCTGGCCCCCGGTGACAAGTTCACCATCACCATGGACGATGTCGAGGGCGACGCCACCCGCGTCGGCACGACCTACAAGGCCCTGATTCACGACGTGACGCCCGGCATGGCCCTGCTGCTCGACGACGGCAACATGGCCCTGCGCGTCGAGGGTGTGCGCGGCAACGACGTGCTGACCACCGTCGTGATCGGCGGCGTCCTGAAGAACAACAAGGGCATCAACGTGCCCGAGGCCGACCTGAGCGTGCCCGCACTGTCCGAGAAGGACGTGCAGGACATGGAGTTCGGCGCGGAGCTGGGCGTGGACTGGGTCGCGCTGAGCTTCGTGCGTTCCCGCGACGACCTGCTGCTGGCCCGCCACTACATGTCCCGTTTCGGCAGCCGCGCCAAGCTGATGGCGAAAATCGAGAAGCCGCAGGCTGTGGACCGCTTCGAGGACATCCTGAAGGAAGTGGACGGCATCATGGTCGCGCGCGGTGACCTGGGTGTCGAGATGCGCCCCGAGCAGGTGCCGACCATCCAGAAACGCATCATCCGCATGTGCCGCGAGGCGGGCAAGCCCGTCATCACCGCCACGCAGATGCTCGAGAGCATGATCAGCCTGCCGCGCCCCACCCGCGCCGAGGCCTCCGACGTGGCGAACGCCATCTACGACGGCACGGACGCCGTGATGCTCTCGGCCGAATCCGCCGCCGGGCTGTACCCGGTCGAGTCGGTCGCCATGATGGACGCCATCGCCCGCGAGGCAGAGGCCAGCGAGCACTACAAGATGCTGCAACGCTCGCTGATCGTGGACACCGAACTGGCGCAGGATTCCATTGCGTCGGCCGCCTGCGCCATCGGTGAGAAACTGGACTCCCCGGCCATCGTGACCTTCACCAGCACGGGCGGCGCGGCGGCCCGGATCGCCAAGAACCGCCCCCCGCTGGCGATCCTGGCCCTGACGCCCAACGAGCAGACCCGCAACCAGCTGGCGCTGTCGTGGGGGGTCGTGCCGGTCCTGAGCGAGGACCCCCGCAACACCGACGACATGGTCCGCATCGCCAACGACGAACTGGGCCGCAGCGGCCTGGCTGAACCGGGCGACCGGTACGTGATCACGGCCGGCGTGCCCTTCGGCGTGCGCGGCACGACCAACATGCTGCGCGTGGAACGCCTGCGCGAGTAA
- a CDS encoding YqhA family protein, whose amino-acid sequence MAKRSPPAPLSATRRRTLAGAFGFTRLIVELGVLSSFAFSLALFIAAIAQAYVTIRAALGELGEAETTKSLIVSAVEQADTLLVGVALLIISFGLQALFVGRVQNVPAWLHIESFDDLKQKLIGIVIVALAVNFFSVALEWKGGTDILVYGAAIASVILAVGAYSVVLTRQGLARDHQAAPHDPPGPADGSGRA is encoded by the coding sequence ATGGCGAAACGTTCCCCCCCGGCCCCCCTGAGCGCCACGCGGCGACGCACGCTGGCCGGTGCGTTCGGCTTCACGCGCCTGATCGTGGAACTGGGCGTCCTGAGCTCCTTCGCGTTCAGTCTGGCGCTGTTCATCGCGGCGATCGCGCAGGCGTACGTGACCATCCGCGCCGCGCTGGGCGAACTGGGTGAAGCCGAGACCACCAAGTCCCTGATCGTATCGGCGGTCGAACAGGCCGACACGCTGCTGGTCGGCGTGGCGCTGCTGATCATCTCGTTCGGGTTGCAGGCGCTGTTCGTGGGGCGCGTGCAGAACGTCCCGGCGTGGCTGCACATCGAGTCCTTCGACGACCTGAAACAGAAACTGATCGGGATCGTGATCGTGGCGCTCGCCGTGAACTTCTTCAGCGTGGCCCTGGAATGGAAGGGCGGCACGGACATCCTGGTGTATGGGGCGGCCATCGCCTCGGTCATCCTGGCGGTGGGGGCGTACTCGGTGGTCCTGACCCGGCAGGGACTGGCCCGCGACCATCAGGCCGCGCCGCACGACCCGCCCGGCCCGGCGGACGGCAGCGGCCGTGCTTGA